Proteins from one Pseudodesulfovibrio sp. JC047 genomic window:
- a CDS encoding tRNA nucleotidyltransferase yields the protein MHFYLAGGAVRDLLLGRPIHDRDYLVTGTSRDDFTNAFPKAHEIGLAFPIFMMDGLEFSFPRAETLLEELKARDLTVNALLLDDDGELICHPHGLDDLNNAILRPASHEAFHIDPLRVYRAARFWAQLPDFTPHMELKDTMRAVAKTGLLATLSPERVGQELIKALSAPAPGNFLRLLAETDCLSPWFEEFYDAATIPAGPAPYHDTHVLEHTCRTMDSLAGDPMTVWMGLCHDIGKTATPKDRLPHHYGHDRAGIPRIKTLVHRLKLSNRHLTAGIKAAQWHMIAARYEELRAGTKVDLLMDTHLSETLEPLFALVLVDQDKDYRSRAQRNLATILKVKLKPEDRNLGAKSGEKLRTLRAHALTRRSRQ from the coding sequence ATGCACTTTTATCTTGCTGGCGGAGCTGTCCGCGACCTCCTACTCGGCAGGCCTATCCATGATCGGGACTACCTTGTCACGGGTACTTCCCGTGACGATTTCACCAACGCGTTTCCAAAGGCTCACGAAATTGGATTGGCCTTTCCCATTTTCATGATGGACGGGCTTGAATTTTCCTTTCCACGAGCAGAAACACTCTTGGAAGAATTAAAAGCCAGAGACCTGACTGTCAATGCTCTCCTGTTGGATGACGATGGAGAATTGATCTGCCATCCGCACGGATTGGACGACCTGAACAACGCCATCCTCCGCCCCGCTTCTCACGAGGCATTCCATATCGATCCACTCCGGGTCTATCGTGCCGCGCGTTTCTGGGCACAGCTTCCCGATTTCACCCCACATATGGAACTAAAAGACACCATGCGGGCCGTCGCAAAAACAGGGCTGCTTGCAACCCTGTCCCCGGAACGAGTTGGTCAGGAACTCATCAAGGCACTTTCGGCCCCGGCTCCCGGCAATTTTCTGCGATTGCTCGCGGAAACAGACTGCCTGTCGCCCTGGTTCGAAGAATTTTACGATGCCGCAACCATTCCCGCCGGACCTGCTCCGTATCACGATACGCATGTTCTGGAACACACCTGCCGGACCATGGACAGTCTGGCCGGAGACCCCATGACTGTATGGATGGGACTCTGTCATGACATTGGCAAGACAGCCACGCCCAAGGACCGCCTTCCGCACCACTACGGACATGATCGTGCCGGAATCCCACGCATCAAGACCCTTGTTCACCGGCTCAAGTTGTCCAATCGACACCTCACTGCGGGAATAAAAGCCGCACAATGGCACATGATTGCGGCCCGATATGAAGAACTGCGCGCCGGAACCAAAGTCGATCTTCTCATGGACACACATCTTTCAGAGACGTTGGAACCGCTTTTTGCCCTTGTTCTGGTTGATCAGGATAAAGATTATCGCAGCCGAGCCCAACGAAATCTCGCAACCATTCTCAAGGTGAAACTCAAACCAGAAGACAGGAATCTCGGAGCAAAATCCGGTGAAAAACTCAGGACTCTCAGAGCACATGCATTGACCCGTCGTTCAAGACAATAA
- the sucD gene encoding succinate--CoA ligase subunit alpha has product MLLNEHKSKILFTKAGIPTPEGLAVYPGDENDFKPEFPLPWFLKSQVLTGGRGKAGGIVKIDDPADFPATARTLFNLTIKGHSVPFIRVEPGSSIEREFYISLTVSRERKSILLTVGREGGVEIENLGPDNLLVQEIRLPGGLAPHQIRAAFFHLELNKNLLKDFATLLTNLFNGMLDNGLLMAEINPLVLTADQQLVALDGKVEIDDNAADLRPEMETYYQREHASPEENTARDAGLSFVKLPGWVGLMVNGAGLAMATMDLLNFSDLPASNFLDLGGAADQKRMETALKLLFGDTQVQAIFINLFGGILSCEKVALAMQGALKGAAPQKPIVVRMSGKDADSGLQILKDLKVNDLHMAKDMKEAIDILNTLKPTQAPSLEFPTPMDCPAGQTPKATGYTSDALFGIDRETPILVQGITGREGQLHTRLMQEYGANIVAGVTPFKGGQTVLGVPVYNSVAEAKQSHTIGASILFVPPQMAADAVYEAAANEIPWAICITEGIVQHDMLSTFHQIADSPTRVVGPNTPGLIVPGTTKIGILPSTPFMPGPVAVLSRSGTLTYEVADRLTSAGLGQSLCVGIGGDPFIGVNFVDMFEIIRNHDKTRAVVVLGEIGGQAEENLAEYVMATGFDKPVISFIAGQTAPPGKRLGHAGAILEKGGGIESKLTTMSRAGFAICPSLEAIAEMTAKALNT; this is encoded by the coding sequence ATGCTACTTAATGAACACAAGAGCAAAATTCTCTTCACAAAAGCCGGTATCCCCACCCCCGAAGGCCTTGCTGTCTACCCGGGCGACGAAAACGACTTCAAACCAGAATTTCCACTGCCATGGTTCCTGAAATCGCAAGTCCTGACCGGAGGACGCGGCAAGGCCGGCGGTATTGTCAAAATTGACGACCCTGCGGATTTCCCGGCAACCGCACGAACGCTTTTCAACCTGACAATCAAAGGGCATTCAGTTCCCTTTATCCGCGTTGAGCCGGGGTCCTCCATTGAACGGGAATTTTATATTTCTCTCACGGTTTCCCGAGAACGCAAGAGCATTCTCCTGACAGTGGGTCGCGAAGGTGGTGTCGAAATCGAAAATCTCGGCCCGGACAACCTGCTCGTGCAAGAAATCAGGCTCCCCGGGGGACTTGCTCCGCACCAAATCAGAGCGGCTTTTTTCCATCTAGAGTTAAACAAAAACCTCTTAAAGGATTTTGCCACGCTCCTGACCAATCTTTTCAATGGGATGCTCGACAATGGGCTGCTCATGGCCGAGATCAATCCCCTGGTTCTCACCGCAGACCAACAACTTGTCGCGTTGGACGGCAAGGTGGAGATCGACGACAACGCAGCCGACCTGCGCCCGGAAATGGAAACATATTACCAACGGGAACACGCCTCGCCAGAAGAAAACACGGCCCGAGATGCCGGCCTTTCATTTGTCAAACTCCCCGGCTGGGTCGGCCTGATGGTCAATGGCGCAGGTCTGGCCATGGCGACCATGGACCTCCTCAACTTCTCCGACCTTCCGGCCAGCAACTTCCTTGATCTGGGTGGAGCTGCGGATCAAAAACGAATGGAAACCGCGCTGAAACTGCTGTTTGGCGACACGCAGGTACAAGCAATTTTCATCAACCTGTTCGGAGGCATTCTCTCCTGCGAAAAAGTCGCGCTCGCCATGCAAGGGGCACTTAAGGGAGCCGCTCCTCAAAAACCCATCGTAGTCCGTATGTCCGGCAAAGATGCCGACTCAGGCTTGCAGATTCTCAAGGATCTCAAGGTCAACGACCTCCATATGGCCAAGGATATGAAAGAGGCCATTGACATCCTGAACACGCTCAAACCGACACAGGCTCCCTCGCTTGAATTTCCGACTCCCATGGATTGCCCTGCCGGACAGACGCCCAAAGCAACTGGATACACCAGCGATGCACTCTTTGGCATTGACCGGGAGACCCCCATCCTTGTTCAGGGCATCACTGGACGCGAAGGCCAACTCCACACCCGGCTCATGCAGGAATATGGAGCGAATATAGTGGCCGGGGTCACTCCTTTCAAGGGAGGCCAAACCGTACTTGGCGTTCCGGTGTACAATTCTGTTGCCGAAGCCAAACAGTCACATACGATTGGGGCAAGCATTCTCTTTGTCCCACCGCAGATGGCGGCTGATGCCGTGTACGAAGCCGCTGCCAATGAAATTCCATGGGCCATTTGTATCACAGAGGGCATCGTGCAGCACGACATGTTGTCCACCTTTCATCAAATCGCCGATTCTCCCACTCGTGTTGTCGGCCCGAACACACCGGGACTCATCGTTCCCGGCACAACAAAAATCGGTATTCTTCCTTCGACACCTTTTATGCCCGGCCCTGTCGCCGTGCTTTCCCGCAGTGGCACTCTTACGTATGAAGTGGCCGATCGCCTGACCTCAGCCGGTCTGGGCCAGTCCTTGTGTGTCGGCATCGGCGGCGACCCGTTCATCGGTGTCAATTTTGTTGATATGTTTGAAATAATTCGAAATCATGATAAAACACGCGCCGTGGTCGTCCTCGGCGAAATCGGCGGACAGGCCGAAGAAAATCTGGCGGAATACGTTATGGCCACCGGATTCGACAAACCTGTCATTTCTTTCATTGCTGGCCAGACGGCCCCTCCCGGCAAACGACTGGGTCACGCCGGAGCCATCCTTGAAAAAGGCGGCGGCATTGAAAGCAAACTTACAACCATGAGCCGTGCCGGATTCGCAATCTGCCCAAGTCTTGAGGCCATTGCGGAAATGACAGCCAAGGCTCTGAATACATAG
- a CDS encoding biotin--[acetyl-CoA-carboxylase] ligase, which yields MIPQGIFLVESSPEQIAATHDSWCADIESLGPWSVCDNADFSGQTCKRAQCESASTLVVFPACHTTMELARSMAEDSLLGEWGAVLSVVQDGGRGQLRRPWVSLPGNVHASIVLPKPPSVGPWRDILPQILPLVVGSLFADVLQSLGASIQLKWPNDILQNGRKVGGMLIEERAGITILGLGLNLAGCPDDRQMRDDCSAPAGTLAFSTFSGGPLVLLETLVSRGKNVYAVMLDEIPPAQCLRMIENRLAWMGKTVLVHEGNQDSYEAVITGLSPQGGLVVVRGGEEIVLYSGSIFPL from the coding sequence ATGATTCCACAAGGTATTTTCCTCGTTGAAAGTTCACCGGAACAGATAGCGGCAACCCATGATTCATGGTGTGCGGACATCGAGTCGCTCGGGCCGTGGTCTGTCTGTGATAACGCCGATTTTTCAGGACAAACGTGCAAGCGGGCACAGTGTGAAAGTGCTTCAACGCTGGTTGTTTTCCCTGCCTGCCACACGACCATGGAGTTGGCCCGGTCAATGGCTGAAGACTCCCTTTTGGGGGAGTGGGGAGCGGTTCTCAGTGTGGTGCAGGACGGCGGCAGGGGGCAACTCCGTCGCCCTTGGGTCTCGTTGCCGGGGAATGTTCATGCGTCCATTGTTTTGCCAAAGCCTCCCTCAGTCGGACCGTGGCGGGATATTTTACCGCAAATACTTCCACTGGTGGTCGGTTCCCTGTTTGCCGATGTTTTGCAGTCGCTTGGTGCGTCCATACAACTCAAATGGCCGAATGATATTCTTCAAAATGGTCGCAAGGTCGGTGGAATGCTGATCGAGGAACGGGCGGGCATCACGATTTTGGGGCTGGGGTTGAACCTCGCAGGGTGCCCGGATGACAGACAAATGCGTGATGATTGTTCGGCCCCTGCTGGAACGCTTGCCTTTTCGACGTTCAGCGGGGGGCCTTTGGTTCTCCTTGAAACCCTTGTAAGTCGTGGCAAAAATGTGTATGCAGTCATGCTCGACGAGATTCCACCTGCTCAATGTCTTCGCATGATTGAGAACAGGTTGGCCTGGATGGGAAAGACTGTCCTGGTCCACGAGGGAAACCAAGATTCATATGAGGCCGTGATAACGGGCCTTTCCCCTCAAGGGGGACTCGTTGTAGTGCGTGGTGGAGAAGAAATTGTTCTGTATTCAGGGTCTATTTTTCCTCTCTAA
- a CDS encoding pyruvate carboxylase: MKPKSFEEVLEEVKGKRILVANRGIPARRICRSITEMFNAKAIMTATDVDKTSPATSGANELLLLGSDPRAYLDLDRVIREAKAKDVVAIHPGWGFGAEDDSFPAKCKEAGIIFIGPEQEPMRILGNKVAVRKLAIEQDVPVVPGSEGAVSIPEAREIAKEIGFPVMLKAEGGGGGRGIYEVYQEEDLENAFSKASALAQASFGNPRLYVEKLLTSVRHIEIQVISDQYGNVFCMDERDCSVQRNHQKLIEITPSPWPKYTPELRARLKEYARRLVSAVGYHSLATVEFLVDADCVPYLIEVNTRLQVEHGITECRYGIDLVEEQIAIAFGSKLRLNDEETKPYQWAMQCRINCEDPQKNFEPNSGRITRYVSPGGQGIRIDSCVGDGYRFPSNYDSAAALLISYGNSWNKVVALMKRSLREYMIGGLKTTLPFHCRIIDQQKFVDADYDTNFVRQNYTELMDYSDREPDFLRMMRLVAEISALGYNKYVQLGEYRGREDKRVGRFELVEPPERSSGFEPHFSRSMDRDAILDTLRTDRESGIIHMTDTTTRDITQSNSGNRFRLAEDRIVGPSLDKCGFFSLENGGGAHFHVAMLANMTYPFSEAAEWNKFAPNTLKQILVRSTNVLGYKPQPKNVMRLTGEMINEHYEIIRCFDFLNHVENMRPFAEVAMNSNRNIFEPALSLSWAKGFGVDRYLQVTDSIIAMCAEAGGVTKKQAEKMIILGLKDMAGVCPPRFMRELIATIRAKYPELVIHCHRHYTDGLFVPTMGAAAEAGAHIVDVAVGASVRWYGQGEVLSTAAYIEDEIGLKTNLDKDMIRSTNFKLKQIMPYYDRYTAPYFQGIDHDVVRHGMPGGATSSSQEGALKQGYIKLLPYMLKFLEGTRKVVRYHDVTPGSQITWNTAFLAVTGAYKRGGSREVRRLLNVLDIVTLCKEEDLTNHEREARLALYRDSNDAFRNLLLGKFGKMPLGFPEDWVYQSAFGKGWEVAIKERTEESPLTTLVDVDLDVEMQALQNRLHRHPTDEEFVMYLNHPGDAISTIDFCEKFGNINNLPVDVWFEGLEKGEVLQFQGNCMKPHRMRILDISEPDENGMAVVRYALDSEIMSHQVKVAEPDVGGKESTEMADPMNEYHVGSPSNGDLWVTHVRPGDKVKAGEELFNISIMKQEKAVLAPIDATVRRVIKSANYTEDKKMIPVVEGELIVELGPEVGVCPTCKSDVPSEDCNFCPQCGQKI; encoded by the coding sequence ATGAAGCCAAAGTCCTTTGAAGAGGTACTTGAAGAGGTCAAAGGAAAGCGCATACTTGTTGCCAACCGGGGTATCCCGGCCCGGCGCATTTGTCGCTCCATTACTGAAATGTTCAACGCCAAGGCGATTATGACCGCCACCGACGTTGATAAAACCTCCCCTGCGACATCGGGAGCAAACGAGCTGCTTTTGCTTGGTTCCGACCCTCGCGCTTATCTCGATCTGGACCGGGTCATTCGTGAAGCCAAGGCCAAGGATGTCGTTGCCATTCATCCAGGCTGGGGATTTGGCGCCGAGGATGATTCCTTTCCCGCTAAATGCAAGGAAGCAGGAATTATTTTCATTGGTCCCGAACAGGAGCCGATGCGGATTTTGGGCAACAAGGTTGCGGTCCGCAAACTCGCCATCGAACAGGACGTTCCGGTGGTCCCCGGGTCCGAAGGGGCTGTTTCGATTCCAGAAGCGCGCGAAATCGCCAAGGAAATCGGATTTCCCGTCATGCTTAAGGCAGAAGGCGGCGGCGGTGGCCGTGGTATTTATGAAGTCTATCAGGAAGAGGATCTGGAGAACGCGTTTTCAAAGGCGTCCGCTCTGGCGCAGGCCTCTTTCGGCAATCCGCGTCTGTATGTCGAAAAATTGCTGACTTCAGTCCGTCACATCGAGATTCAGGTCATTTCCGACCAGTACGGCAATGTATTTTGTATGGATGAACGTGATTGTTCGGTTCAGCGGAATCATCAGAAGCTGATCGAAATCACTCCTTCTCCCTGGCCGAAATACACGCCTGAATTGCGTGCGCGGCTCAAGGAATATGCACGTCGTCTCGTGTCAGCTGTTGGATATCATTCCTTGGCGACTGTTGAGTTCTTGGTCGATGCCGATTGTGTGCCGTATCTCATTGAGGTAAATACTCGTTTGCAGGTTGAGCATGGTATCACCGAATGTCGGTATGGTATTGATCTGGTTGAAGAACAGATTGCCATTGCTTTCGGTTCCAAGTTGCGGCTCAATGACGAAGAGACCAAACCGTATCAGTGGGCCATGCAGTGCCGAATCAACTGCGAGGATCCGCAAAAGAATTTTGAACCCAATTCCGGTCGTATAACCCGGTATGTTTCTCCGGGTGGTCAGGGAATTCGTATCGATTCCTGTGTGGGAGATGGCTATCGTTTCCCGTCCAACTACGATTCCGCAGCCGCCTTGCTGATTTCTTATGGTAACTCCTGGAATAAGGTCGTTGCCTTGATGAAGCGTTCCTTGCGCGAGTACATGATCGGGGGGCTGAAGACCACGCTTCCTTTCCATTGCAGAATCATCGATCAGCAAAAATTCGTGGATGCGGACTATGACACCAATTTTGTCCGTCAGAATTATACCGAGCTTATGGATTACTCGGATCGTGAGCCGGATTTTCTGCGCATGATGCGTCTTGTGGCCGAGATTTCGGCCTTGGGCTACAACAAATATGTCCAGTTGGGCGAATATCGTGGTCGTGAGGACAAGCGTGTTGGCCGTTTTGAGCTGGTTGAACCGCCTGAGAGGTCGTCGGGATTCGAGCCGCATTTTTCGCGGAGTATGGATCGGGATGCCATTTTGGACACATTGCGGACTGATCGGGAGAGTGGCATCATCCACATGACCGATACCACCACGCGTGATATCACACAGTCCAATAGTGGTAACCGGTTCCGTCTGGCTGAAGATCGTATTGTCGGCCCATCTTTGGACAAATGTGGGTTTTTCTCTCTTGAGAATGGTGGTGGGGCGCACTTTCATGTCGCCATGCTCGCCAACATGACCTACCCATTTTCCGAAGCTGCGGAATGGAACAAGTTCGCACCCAATACATTAAAACAGATTCTTGTTCGGTCCACCAATGTTCTGGGGTACAAACCCCAACCGAAGAACGTCATGCGGTTGACCGGCGAGATGATTAATGAGCATTACGAGATTATCCGTTGTTTCGACTTCCTGAACCATGTCGAAAACATGCGGCCTTTTGCCGAGGTTGCCATGAATTCGAATCGGAATATCTTTGAACCCGCTCTTTCCTTGTCGTGGGCCAAGGGCTTTGGCGTGGATCGGTACCTGCAAGTGACTGATTCCATTATCGCCATGTGTGCCGAGGCCGGTGGCGTGACCAAGAAGCAGGCCGAGAAGATGATTATTCTCGGTCTCAAGGATATGGCTGGCGTGTGTCCGCCCCGATTCATGCGGGAACTCATTGCGACCATTCGAGCGAAATACCCTGAGTTGGTCATTCATTGTCATCGTCATTATACGGATGGGCTTTTTGTCCCAACCATGGGTGCGGCCGCTGAAGCTGGTGCGCACATTGTGGATGTGGCTGTTGGTGCGTCTGTTCGTTGGTATGGTCAGGGCGAAGTTCTGTCTACGGCCGCGTATATCGAAGATGAAATTGGTCTGAAAACCAATCTGGATAAAGACATGATCCGTTCGACCAACTTCAAGTTGAAACAGATCATGCCGTATTACGATAGATACACTGCTCCATACTTCCAAGGAATTGACCACGATGTGGTTCGGCATGGAATGCCGGGCGGTGCGACATCTTCCTCTCAGGAAGGTGCCTTGAAGCAGGGGTATATTAAACTGTTACCGTACATGCTCAAGTTCCTTGAAGGAACTCGGAAAGTGGTTCGGTATCACGATGTGACCCCTGGTTCACAAATTACCTGGAATACCGCATTCTTGGCGGTCACCGGAGCATACAAGCGTGGCGGCTCCCGCGAGGTTCGTCGGTTACTGAATGTTCTGGATATTGTGACTCTGTGCAAGGAAGAGGACCTGACCAATCATGAACGGGAAGCCAGACTCGCGTTGTATCGCGATTCAAATGATGCTTTCCGGAATTTGTTACTTGGGAAATTCGGCAAAATGCCACTTGGTTTCCCGGAAGATTGGGTCTACCAGTCCGCTTTTGGCAAGGGCTGGGAAGTTGCCATCAAGGAGCGGACCGAAGAGTCGCCGTTGACCACTTTGGTGGATGTTGATTTGGACGTCGAGATGCAAGCATTACAGAATCGATTGCACCGGCATCCTACAGACGAGGAATTCGTCATGTATCTCAACCACCCTGGAGATGCCATTTCGACCATCGATTTCTGTGAGAAGTTCGGCAACATCAACAATCTGCCGGTTGACGTTTGGTTTGAAGGGTTGGAGAAGGGCGAAGTCCTGCAATTCCAGGGCAACTGCATGAAACCGCACCGGATGCGTATTCTGGATATTTCCGAGCCGGATGAAAACGGCATGGCCGTTGTTCGTTATGCGCTTGATTCAGAGATCATGAGTCATCAGGTGAAGGTTGCCGAGCCGGATGTTGGCGGCAAGGAGTCCACTGAAATGGCGGACCCGATGAATGAATATCATGTCGGTTCTCCTAGCAACGGTGATTTGTGGGTGACGCATGTTCGGCCAGGTGACAAGGTCAAGGCCGGTGAAGAACTGTTCAATATCTCCATCATGAAACAGGAGAAAGCTGTTCTTGCCCCCATTGACGCAACAGTCAGACGGGTTATCAAATCCGCCAACTACACCGAGGACAAAAAAATGATTCCGGTGGTCGAAGGCGAGTTGATCGTCGAGTTGGGACCCGAAGTTGGCGTCTGCCCGACATGCAAAAGTGATGTCCCGAGTGAGGATTGCAATTTCTGCCCTCAGTGTGGACAGAAAATCTAA
- a CDS encoding glycosyltransferase: protein MKVLLLDLGKIIRGGQRQVFYLARFLARTPGFEPLVVIPQNSPLKPLLEEANIPLAEIHSSSDYNPLNVFRLTRLIRSFQPDIVHTNDAKGASLAAMVKKLNNRFKLIHSRRVSYPLKPGWSKSKYLAGDAVVAVSQEIQEILISCGIPKDKTTTIHSGIDADMYEREKRSHPVLTLGAVGALSAQKGFGVLINALNVLKKHPAMPDWQCMIAGEGPLFQELKQQAEKLDLARSILFLGYQESRVVLPEMDVLIIPSVDGEGSNAVIKEGWATHTPVITSDLPSNLELVTHEHDGLVFENRNAEELASHIVRVVTNKNLADTLVANGSDTVAKYTDTTMAHHYVTLYEKLTGSNA, encoded by the coding sequence TTGAAAGTTTTGCTCCTTGATCTGGGAAAGATCATTCGTGGTGGACAGCGGCAGGTCTTTTACCTTGCCCGCTTTCTTGCTCGAACTCCCGGGTTTGAACCACTGGTCGTCATTCCTCAGAATTCCCCGTTAAAACCGCTCTTGGAAGAAGCCAATATCCCTTTGGCAGAAATACATTCTTCCAGCGACTATAACCCTCTCAACGTCTTTCGTCTGACGAGGTTGATCCGTTCATTCCAGCCGGATATCGTCCACACTAATGATGCCAAGGGAGCTTCTCTTGCCGCCATGGTTAAAAAGTTAAACAATCGCTTTAAGTTAATTCACAGTCGCCGGGTATCATACCCTCTCAAACCAGGGTGGAGCAAAAGCAAATACCTCGCTGGCGATGCGGTTGTCGCGGTCAGTCAGGAGATTCAGGAAATTCTTATTTCCTGTGGAATACCAAAGGATAAGACAACCACGATTCACAGCGGTATTGACGCTGACATGTATGAAAGGGAAAAAAGATCACACCCGGTACTGACGCTTGGCGCAGTCGGCGCACTGAGCGCACAAAAGGGATTCGGAGTGCTCATAAACGCTTTGAATGTCCTCAAAAAACATCCAGCAATGCCTGATTGGCAATGCATGATTGCCGGAGAAGGCCCGTTATTCCAAGAACTAAAACAACAAGCCGAAAAGCTGGATCTGGCCCGTTCAATTTTGTTCCTCGGCTATCAGGAAAGCCGCGTTGTCCTGCCGGAGATGGACGTGCTCATTATCCCTTCGGTTGACGGAGAAGGCTCAAACGCGGTCATCAAGGAAGGATGGGCAACACACACTCCTGTCATCACCTCGGACCTGCCGTCCAATCTGGAACTCGTGACGCATGAACACGATGGTCTGGTCTTCGAGAATAGAAACGCCGAAGAGTTGGCATCCCACATTGTACGAGTGGTGACAAACAAGAATCTGGCTGACACACTCGTTGCCAATGGTTCAGACACTGTCGCCAAGTACACGGACACCACCATGGCACACCATTACGTGACGCTCTACGAAAAGCTGACCGGTTCAAACGCGTAA
- a CDS encoding metal-dependent hydrolase has protein sequence MTAFDSALPTKKHLPNGRVHICLLGALFPDVDTNSKGQNFYYAVFTLVDVVLIIRGLYIWAAWFGLFSMLPAIGSHRGWTHTWWAMLLVPLPILAIPIFMQLPDVAKDFIPFYGAFVAGYFSHLMLDGEFV, from the coding sequence ATGACAGCATTCGATTCTGCGTTGCCAACAAAAAAGCACTTGCCAAATGGGCGGGTCCATATATGTCTCCTTGGAGCGTTGTTTCCAGATGTGGACACGAACTCCAAGGGACAAAATTTCTATTATGCAGTTTTTACTCTCGTTGACGTGGTCCTGATTATCAGGGGACTGTATATCTGGGCTGCTTGGTTTGGCCTTTTTTCAATGCTTCCGGCGATTGGGTCTCACCGAGGATGGACCCATACGTGGTGGGCCATGCTGCTCGTGCCGCTGCCGATTCTCGCTATTCCGATCTTTATGCAATTGCCTGACGTCGCGAAAGATTTTATTCCTTTTTACGGAGCCTTTGTCGCAGGCTATTTTTCTCATTTGATGCTTGATGGAGAATTTGTCTGA